ATTGTCCGTTTACTTGGCATCGTTATGATTCAAACATATTTCACatttagagaggaaaaaaaaattaaaatggatttCGATAAATAACTTTTTTCTCCTATTAGCTGCCAATCTTATTGAGCAGGTATGAAATCGAAATGTTTCTCCTGGAAAATTAAGTACCCCATTGATGCTACCATATGATGAATGTAAGGCTATGGACATTGTTGATTTGTTATACTTTAATTTCTCATAATGACTTTCTATGATTGTCAAACAACTTTCTGTGGTGGTGATTGTGTCTGGTTCCATGCTAATCCTCAgcacagttttttattttattttttaaattaagatgAATTTCATTGAAACACAATAGAACCACTATAAACCGAGTCTATGTTTGCCGGAGGCAGGGGGTAACACTATATAGCATATGAGCTACGACAAATTGATACAACCCCAAATCCACCTAGCTTTTGACTCTAGGAGAATTCCAATTGGTAGTTAAGACAAAAGACTTTGTTGATGAGGGATCCTTAAATTTTCTTGCTAACCTCCATTTTGCCTCTTAACATCTCtgcatatgtttttttttacttcctCCTCTGTTTTGACAACACACCACCATAAATTCTATTCtctatgatatatttttcaCGGGAAGCTTTGTGCATATTTCTGCAGTAGAATTATTAACCCAATGACAACCCTTTGATATATTTCTTACAGGAAGTATCCTAATTCTATTGATAACGAGTGGgattaaataaattcaatcatGGAAATTGCTGAATTATACCACAATTTTAGTAACAACTAAAGCgacaaacagaaaaaataaaaataaaaactgaagcAATACTTCTGGAAATGATGGTTTTAATATATGTCATACTGACTCATACACAAACATGAAATTAGTTGGCCCTCCCAGATTGCATTATGAAACTAGTTGTCCCTGCCAGATTCCATTTACCATTGGATTCTCAAATTTGTTGGCGTCCTATTGAGATCACAACATATAGATTGTTGGAGAATGACCAAAACCCAAGTCTTTGGTAacggtttttcttttgtaacaCACTTATGGTTGGTTGAACGTCTAGAAAGAGAGAGCAATACAGATTGtaggaaattatatatattaataatttacaaGTTCATGCACTATACTGTTTTCTAATCATCATCAACATCGACAAATATTTGGCCTGAAAATTTTGGGTTGACTTCTACGCGTCAAAAAAATAACTCACCATTTTTAAGATATCATACAGAAATCACAAAAATAACAAGAAGTCTCAAACAGAAAACATTTTGATTCGATTAGAGCCAGGCGAAACACATTGAGTTGGGGATACCAAGTATCATCTCCATGAAAACACTTAGAAGTAAGTAGTATTATGACTTTCATATGAGCTAAACTTTGACCGTGATCATGATCCAAGCATAtaagaaaattgcaaaaacatCACTAACAAAAAGAGCTAAAAACATGAAAGATGGAAACTCCAAACTAAACTAACACTTTCACTTGTAAGTCGACTGATTGCTCTGCAAATCCTTACCCCCATCAATCAACTTCTCCTTCTCTGCAACCAAACCCACCTCCACTGCAACCGGTTTAGCTTCCTCAACGCTCTGAGATCCTGTCAACCTAGCCAATATCACAAAGGACATTCCACCAAGAACATTGTTCAAGCATCTCAGAACCACCACTGAGGACTTAAACGCCAATGGAGGCAACCCTTTAGCCAACAAGAACTCGATCCCATTCAAAGTCTGGTACCTGAAATTACTACTAATCCCCATGTGAAGAGCCCAAGTGAGTGAATTCAACAGAGTAGGAGGAGCCTTATTGGGGGTCTCAAAATTGGGATCCATTTTCTTCCTCATACTGATCAACCCATTTGAAAGTACAGTCCCTACAAGCCCAGCAGCAAACCCAACAGCCGCAAAGACAGCTCCTTTGTACACAAAAGTCCCACATCGATTGAGAAGTGAATAAGCACCAGGCTCAAACATATGGCTGGGGGGACAGCTAGCAAAAATGGCAGGCAAAGAAGGCGATGAAGAAGACAAAGTTGGTGCCAATAGATACATAAGAGTAAAGTTTAGTATGGATCCAACGACTAGAGTTGAGAACACGAAATCGAGCTCGTTGAGACCAAAGTTGGGTCGAGAAGCCATGTCTCCGAGAACACAAGCAGTGACACCCACCAACTCTTCCATTAGAACCTTGAAAGGAAACTGTGGATCTGCTGCAACTCTCGATCTCCACCCATTCAAAAACAAACCCAATATCCCAAATCCCCCAGAAGACTTAGACGATGAAGAATCATCACCAGAACCGCTCccatctcctcctcctcctcctccattgCCGCCGCCACGTCCGATTCCAGCGCCGCCGTCGCTGCCTCCGCCGGCAAAAGGCAATAAATTGTTGGGTTTTAGATTTAGAGAACGCTTTTGATTATTAAAATTGAGAGatgctgatgatgatgaagaatgTGGAAACGAAATTGATGCAGGTGGGGCAGCATCGACTCGACTATCGCtaacgttgttgttgttgcagcGATATTGTCTGGGATTATTAGAGTAACGAATCTGAAGCTGAGCCGCCATGCTTGCCATCTTTTGTTTATTTCTATAAAACTAAAACGAAAAAGCAAAAGGGTTTTAAGGAATCAAGGGTCCGATATACGATGTCAATAACATAGTACCACTTTTATTTACTGTATTATTCAGACGAAATTAATATTTAGTTAGCTAAAATAGGGTAAAGGTTAAATATAGTGATGATTAATACgtacaaaatattttcataataaattataggtgataagtttttatttattttaatttaaatctaaaaattaaattatttttttctcactcataacaaccaataacaacccactacttaggatttattataaaaatattgtagatataatatttctcaaataaaataatagctTCTGAGCACgcgcttttctattttttgggtaaaatttaataatttgcattcattataattttagattattacatttttcaatcgacttacaaattattaaactttactgaaattttttttttttcattataacaACCCACTACTTTGGattattacaaattattaaactttacccaaattttttttttttttttgtgactagAAAATTTAATAAGCCTCTGAGCATGCTCACGCATGTTCAGAGGCTAGTCTCTTTTAATTTAGAGattatttctaacattttaaaaattctttaacaaaattaatgaaatcaaAACTTAGGATATAGTTCtaactttttttgaaaatttttaacaaaattaatgaaatctTAAACTTAGAATATAAATAAGCACCATTTTACGCCAATggtgaattttttgtttaatattataaGAGtatttagaaagaagaaaacaaaaataaaacaaaatgaccCTCACCAGTTCGGTATTTCACTTTTACTATCCACATCCcatatttccttatttttaataGGTTCAATTAAATCACATTTggatattctttaaaaaaaaaaaaaaaaaaaacaatcatattAGGATATAGATTTAGCCAAATACACCAACTCATTTGAATTCAGATTCAAACTTCTCATAATCATTCTATCTTAAAGATACTACAAATTTGAAGCACATTGATATGTTGGAAATGCAATATTTAATCCAAATTTGAAGTGCAATGAAATGTTAGAAATGCATTactatgaatttatttttaagaaatactGCACATttttaattcaacaaataaaataatgatatataaatatgaatGATATTATTGAACATATtataataactttaaaaaattaaaaataaaattaagttgtGATTAATCCAAACTGTAGAGATATTG
The sequence above is drawn from the Quercus robur chromosome 7, dhQueRobu3.1, whole genome shotgun sequence genome and encodes:
- the LOC126693594 gene encoding protein RETICULATA-RELATED 3, chloroplastic-like; the encoded protein is MASMAAQLQIRYSNNPRQYRCNNNNVSDSRVDAAPPASISFPHSSSSSASLNFNNQKRSLNLKPNNLLPFAGGGSDGGAGIGRGGGNGGGGGGDGSGSGDDSSSSKSSGGFGILGLFLNGWRSRVAADPQFPFKVLMEELVGVTACVLGDMASRPNFGLNELDFVFSTLVVGSILNFTLMYLLAPTLSSSSPSLPAIFASCPPSHMFEPGAYSLLNRCGTFVYKGAVFAAVGFAAGLVGTVLSNGLISMRKKMDPNFETPNKAPPTLLNSLTWALHMGISSNFRYQTLNGIEFLLAKGLPPLAFKSSVVVLRCLNNVLGGMSFVILARLTGSQSVEEAKPVAVEVGLVAEKEKLIDGGKDLQSNQSTYK